The following coding sequences are from one Dermacentor silvarum isolate Dsil-2018 chromosome 4, BIME_Dsil_1.4, whole genome shotgun sequence window:
- the LOC119449508 gene encoding uncharacterized protein LOC119449508, producing the protein MPANCSACKNRSNNGSKTTFHKFPAKDQECLKKWVAFVSKARGKGLWKPTVNSKLCSLHFEPDCFRHFNGRVYLNTGATPTVFDIPEHLLKGTRCARESDASSSVVVSPSPEREEAVFVPSAVEERAFDYEGNPLNSAPVKVAKLELSRLNEEQLRKALTSPAKVTPAGQRMSAEAKEADGKRPIIVHVTSLGNNEPSSRPSRAKRLPEKLRSGDFDSDFGEEHPKKAPRLSPNLDDTEAGISDDDDLGDESEDVDAPDLDEDEYEEGSDGESAEPATAYRSQAIKTAASDGRAEAAPKSTGGASAGTLVELCTQLDEQRTKNEELTKQLAKAKVVIENQNRNIEALEDVINNLRQRIVIMSKKCSASTESAEVSGETKE; encoded by the exons ATGCCCGCTAATTGTTCGGCGTGTAAAAACCGATCGAATAATGGCAGCAAAACAACCTTTCACAA GTTTCCAGCGAAAGACCAAGAGTGCCTCAAGAAATGGGTCGCCTTTGTGTCTAAAGCAAGAGGTAAAGGCCTTTGGAAGCCCACCGTAAACAGCAAGTTGTGTTCGTTGCATTTTGAGCCAGATTGTTTTCGTCACTTCAACGGACGTGTGTACCTCAACACTGGAGCTACTCCTACTGTGTTTGATATCCCTGAACATCTGCTAAAGGGTACCCGATGCGCGAGGGAAAGTGACGCTTCGTCATCAGTTGTGGTTTCGCCTTCGCCCGAGAGAGAAGAGGCCGTATTTGTACCAAGCGCAGTGGAAGAGAGGGCATTCGATTACGAAGGCAATCCTCTGAACAGCGCGCCCGTAAAGGTCGCCAAGTTGGAGCTTTCCCGCCTGAACGAAGAGCAACTACGCAAGGCCCTGACTTCGCCGGCGAAAGTGACGCCTGCTGGCCAGCGAATGAGCGCCGAAGCCAAGGAAGCCGATGGCAAGCGACCAATCATTGTCCACGTCACGTCTCTAGGCAACAACGAGCCAAGCAGCCGGCCATCGCGCGCAAAGAGGCTCCCCGAGAAGCTACGCTCTGGGGACTTCGACAGCGACTTCGGTGAAGAACATCCGAAGAAGGCGCCCCGACTTTCACCGAATCTGGACGACACTGAAGCCGGAATCAGCGACGATGACGATCTTGGCGACGAGTCCGAGGACGTGGACGCACCGGATCTGGACGAGGACGAGTATGAAGAAGGAAGCGATGGCGAATCCGCAGAGCCGGCTACAGCGTACAGGTCGCAGGCCATAAAAACCGCAGCGTCGGACGGAAGGGCCGAGGCAGCGCCCAAGTCTACGGGTGGTGCCTCAGCTGGCACTCTTGTGGAGCTCTGCACTCAGCTTGACGAGCAGCGCACCAAAAATGAGGAGCTGACCAAGCAGTTGGCCAAGGCTAAGGTGGTAATTGAAAACCAAAACAGGAACATTGAAGCTCTGGAAGATGTTATAAACAATCTTCGCCAGAGAATTGTGATCATGAGCaagaagtgcagtgcaagtacagAATCAGCAGAAGTCAGTGGAGAAACGAAAGAGTGA